From the genome of Brevibacterium sp. JSBI002, one region includes:
- the cysD gene encoding sulfate adenylyltransferase subunit CysD, giving the protein MSIDTQSNHDTKPTRTTAEAAPAHNPGASLSTLDVLESEAIHIIREVAAEFERPVLLFSGGKDSVTVLHLAAKAFWPAKIPFGLLHVDTGHNFDEIIRFRDETAEKYGLDLTVAKVQDYIDDGRLRERPDGTRNTLQTQPLLDAITGGRFDAVFGGARRDEDKARAKERILSLRDEFGGWNPSSQRPELWNLFNGRHLPGEHVRVFPISNFTELDVWSYIAREGIELPELYFAHDREVFARDGMWWATGEFSTPRDGETVTTKKVRYRTVGDMSCTGAVESSADDLESILAEVAATTVTERGATRADDRISAAAMEDRKKDGYF; this is encoded by the coding sequence ATGAGCATCGACACCCAGTCCAACCACGACACCAAGCCGACCCGCACCACCGCCGAGGCGGCGCCCGCCCACAACCCGGGTGCGAGCCTGTCCACCCTCGACGTCCTCGAATCCGAAGCGATCCACATCATCCGTGAGGTCGCCGCCGAGTTCGAACGCCCCGTGCTGCTGTTCTCCGGCGGCAAGGACTCCGTGACAGTCCTCCACCTCGCGGCGAAGGCGTTCTGGCCGGCGAAGATCCCGTTCGGACTCCTCCACGTCGACACCGGACACAACTTCGACGAGATCATCCGCTTCCGCGACGAGACGGCAGAGAAGTACGGCCTCGACCTCACGGTGGCGAAGGTCCAGGACTACATCGACGACGGTCGCCTGCGCGAACGCCCCGACGGCACCCGGAACACCCTGCAGACCCAGCCGCTGCTCGACGCCATCACCGGCGGGAGGTTCGACGCCGTCTTCGGCGGTGCCCGCCGCGACGAGGACAAGGCCCGGGCCAAGGAGCGCATCCTGTCCCTGCGTGACGAATTCGGCGGCTGGAACCCCAGCAGCCAACGCCCCGAACTGTGGAACCTCTTCAACGGCCGCCACCTGCCCGGCGAACACGTGCGCGTGTTCCCGATCTCGAACTTCACCGAACTCGACGTGTGGAGCTACATCGCCCGCGAAGGCATCGAACTGCCCGAGCTCTACTTCGCCCACGACCGCGAAGTCTTCGCCCGCGACGGCATGTGGTGGGCCACGGGCGAATTCTCCACCCCACGCGACGGCGAGACCGTCACGACCAAGAAGGTCCGCTACCGCACCGTCGGAGATATGAGCTGCACCGGAGCCGTCGAATCGAGCGCCGATGACCTCGAGTCCATCCTCGCCGAGGTGGCCGCCACCACTGTGACCGAGCGCGGAGCCACTCGCGCCGACGACCGCATCTCGGCCGCGGCGATGGAAGACCGCAAGAAGGACGGGTACTTCTGA
- a CDS encoding nitrite/sulfite reductase, which produces MSTQVEENKETAGKRTAKRPARPKKSNGQWKIDGHEPLNKNEIDKAEDNGLNVRARIETIYAKRGFSSIDSDDLHGRFRWWGLYTQRKPGIDGGRTAKLEPHELEDEYFMLRIRIDGGKLTTEQLRTIADISTEFARDSADLTDRQNIQLHWIEIENVPEIWRRLEAVGLQTTEACGDVPRVILGSPVAGIAADELIDPTPAIEEISRRYIGDQSLSNLPRKYKTAITGHPSQDVVHEINDCSFVAVEHPEHGIGYDLWVGGALSVVPRFAERLGAWVAPDQVVETWLGVTSIFRDYGYRRLRNKARLKFLLADWGPEKFREVLETEYLGYQLADGPAPAKPSTAGDHVGVHKQTDGRYYIGVSPVVGRVSGTLLGQLVDLAEKYGSTRLRTTPHQKVLLLDIDEADVEAVVAELDALGLSSRKDLFRRSTIACTGIEYCKLAIVETKQTAADTITKLEERLADIEELPHPISFHLNGCPNSCARIQTADIGLKGQIVTTDDGEQVPGFQVHVGGGLASKDRDEAGLGRTVRGLKVTADNLSDYVEKLVRRFLAGRGKTETFSEWAHRVDEEELK; this is translated from the coding sequence ATGTCCACTCAGGTGGAAGAGAACAAGGAAACAGCAGGTAAACGGACCGCAAAGCGGCCCGCCCGCCCGAAGAAGTCCAATGGGCAGTGGAAGATCGACGGCCATGAACCGTTGAACAAAAACGAGATCGACAAAGCCGAAGACAACGGCCTCAACGTTCGCGCCCGGATCGAAACCATCTACGCCAAGCGCGGATTCTCTTCGATCGACTCCGACGACCTGCACGGCCGCTTCCGCTGGTGGGGTCTGTACACCCAGCGCAAACCGGGAATCGACGGCGGTCGCACCGCGAAGCTCGAGCCGCATGAGCTCGAAGACGAATACTTCATGCTCCGCATCCGCATCGACGGCGGCAAGCTCACCACCGAGCAGCTGCGCACGATCGCGGACATCTCCACCGAATTCGCCCGCGACAGCGCCGACCTCACCGACCGCCAGAACATCCAGCTGCACTGGATCGAGATCGAGAACGTCCCCGAGATCTGGCGCCGCCTCGAGGCCGTCGGTCTGCAGACGACCGAAGCCTGCGGCGACGTTCCCCGCGTCATCCTCGGCTCACCCGTCGCCGGCATCGCCGCCGATGAACTCATCGATCCGACCCCGGCGATCGAAGAGATCTCACGCCGCTACATCGGTGACCAGAGCCTGTCGAACCTGCCGCGGAAATACAAGACCGCGATCACCGGCCACCCCAGCCAGGACGTCGTCCACGAGATCAACGACTGCTCCTTCGTCGCCGTCGAACACCCCGAACACGGCATCGGCTACGACCTGTGGGTCGGCGGCGCCCTGTCCGTCGTCCCCCGCTTCGCCGAACGCCTCGGCGCTTGGGTCGCCCCCGACCAAGTCGTCGAGACTTGGCTGGGCGTGACCTCGATCTTCCGCGACTACGGCTACCGCCGCCTGCGCAACAAGGCCCGCCTGAAGTTCCTGCTCGCCGATTGGGGTCCGGAGAAGTTCCGCGAAGTCCTCGAAACCGAATACCTCGGATACCAGCTCGCCGACGGGCCGGCGCCGGCCAAGCCGAGCACCGCCGGTGACCACGTCGGCGTCCACAAGCAGACCGACGGCCGCTACTACATCGGCGTCAGCCCTGTCGTCGGCCGCGTCTCGGGCACCCTGCTCGGACAGCTCGTCGACCTCGCTGAGAAGTACGGATCCACTCGCCTGCGCACGACCCCGCACCAGAAGGTGCTGCTGCTCGACATCGACGAAGCCGACGTCGAAGCCGTCGTCGCCGAGCTCGATGCGCTTGGCCTCTCCAGCCGGAAGGACCTCTTCCGCCGCTCGACGATCGCGTGCACCGGCATCGAATACTGCAAACTCGCCATCGTCGAGACCAAGCAGACCGCAGCCGACACCATCACCAAGCTCGAAGAGCGCCTCGCCGACATCGAAGAGCTGCCCCACCCGATCAGCTTCCACCTCAACGGCTGCCCGAACTCCTGCGCCCGCATCCAGACCGCCGACATCGGCCTCAAAGGCCAGATCGTCACCACCGACGACGGCGAACAGGTCCCCGGATTCCAGGTCCACGTCGGCGGGGGATTGGCTTCGAAAGACCGCGACGAAGCCGGACTCGGCCGCACCGTCCGCGGACTCAAGGTCACCGCGGACAACCTCAGCGACTACGTCGAGAAACTCGTCCGTCGCTTTCTCGCCGGGCGTGGGAAGACCGAAACATTCTCCGAATGGGCCCACCGCGTTGACGAGGAGGAGCTGAAATGA
- a CDS encoding sirohydrochlorin chelatase, producing the protein MTGLPSVGLISHGTSSPTGQVLIEVLAAEIATDLRIRGIADEVMLGHVDVQQPDVDEVINRLPADRPVILVPLLLSPGYHVHVDLAEVVNRAIESGRDVRRTPTLGPDARLAEILADRLPALSDNDEVILAAAGSSDERANESCREMGRLLAAELERPVEVGFLAGGGVALKDLVAESRSRGTRPVLANYLLAPGFFDDLARKHVEGGTDSTGVLAPPLLTGGGIASAVPPKLVDIVRDRVRGGIRGQVRDGVLAAGRNSGPGGARADGGCPAYV; encoded by the coding sequence GTGACGGGGCTGCCGTCGGTGGGGCTGATCTCCCACGGGACCTCATCGCCGACCGGCCAAGTCCTCATCGAGGTGCTCGCGGCAGAGATCGCCACAGACCTGCGCATTCGCGGGATTGCCGACGAGGTCATGCTCGGCCATGTGGACGTCCAGCAACCCGACGTCGACGAGGTGATCAACCGCCTGCCCGCCGACCGCCCGGTGATCCTCGTGCCGCTTCTGCTCTCCCCGGGCTATCACGTCCATGTCGACCTCGCTGAGGTGGTCAACCGAGCCATCGAGTCCGGCCGTGACGTTCGGCGGACGCCGACGCTTGGGCCGGATGCGAGGCTTGCGGAGATCCTTGCCGATCGCCTTCCGGCTTTGAGCGACAACGACGAGGTCATCCTCGCCGCTGCCGGATCGAGCGACGAGCGGGCGAACGAGTCATGTCGTGAAATGGGCAGGCTGTTGGCCGCAGAGCTCGAGCGTCCAGTCGAGGTCGGCTTCCTCGCCGGCGGGGGAGTGGCCCTGAAGGACCTCGTCGCGGAGAGTCGGAGTCGCGGAACCCGCCCCGTGCTTGCGAACTATCTGCTGGCGCCGGGGTTCTTCGACGACCTCGCCCGAAAGCACGTCGAGGGCGGCACTGACTCGACCGGCGTCCTCGCCCCGCCGCTTCTCACCGGAGGCGGCATCGCGTCCGCCGTTCCGCCGAAGCTCGTTGACATCGTCCGCGACCGAGTCCGCGGGGGAATCCGCGGCCAAGTTCGTGACGGTGTTCTCGCGGCCGGCCGCAACAGTGGCCCCGGCGGCGCCCGTGCCGACGGCGGCTGTCCTGCCTACGTCTAA
- a CDS encoding ABC transporter ATP-binding protein, whose protein sequence is MSDDNSFDTGSLPEVTKNNPPVVVCDNVHVRYKTLATGKKLKMGSKDVMTRKRELREVHALKGISFVAHKNESIGIIGSNGSGKSTLMRSITGLTPTSEGAIYATSRPNLLGVGAALIPDLSGARNIVLGSLALGLTRAEIDAKFDDIVEFTGLEDFIDLPMRTYSSGMSQRLKFAIATSVQHEILIVDEALNVGDKKFRDRSEGRIRAIRENAGTVFLVSHSMRTIKDTCNRALWIEKGELIADGPALEVIRKYQAFTKAEKAKEVEEEPG, encoded by the coding sequence ATGAGTGACGATAATTCGTTCGACACCGGCAGCCTCCCCGAGGTGACCAAGAACAATCCACCCGTCGTCGTCTGCGACAACGTCCACGTCCGCTACAAAACACTGGCCACGGGCAAGAAGCTCAAGATGGGCAGCAAAGACGTGATGACGAGAAAGCGGGAGCTGAGGGAAGTCCACGCCCTCAAAGGCATCAGCTTCGTCGCACACAAGAACGAATCCATCGGCATCATCGGCAGCAACGGCTCCGGCAAGTCGACGCTCATGCGGTCGATCACCGGACTGACCCCGACCTCCGAGGGCGCGATCTATGCGACGTCACGGCCGAACCTCCTCGGTGTCGGTGCCGCACTGATCCCGGATCTTTCCGGTGCTCGCAACATCGTTCTCGGGTCACTGGCTTTGGGACTCACTCGTGCAGAGATCGACGCGAAATTCGATGACATCGTCGAGTTCACCGGGCTCGAGGACTTCATCGATCTGCCGATGCGCACGTACTCCTCGGGTATGTCGCAGCGTCTGAAGTTCGCGATCGCGACCTCGGTGCAGCACGAGATCCTCATCGTCGATGAGGCGCTCAACGTCGGTGACAAGAAGTTCCGTGATCGTTCCGAGGGCCGAATCCGCGCCATCCGTGAGAACGCCGGTACCGTCTTTCTCGTCTCGCACTCGATGCGCACGATCAAGGACACGTGCAACCGCGCGCTGTGGATCGAAAAGGGCGAACTGATCGCCGACGGTCCGGCGCTTGAAGTCATCCGCAAGTACCAGGCCTTCACCAAGGCCGAGAAGGCGAAGGAAGTCGAGGAGGAGCCCGGCTGA
- a CDS encoding sulfite exporter TauE/SafE family protein produces MRQLIVLGIVGLIAQLIDGSLGMAYGVTSTTLLLAAGTAPAAASAAVHFSELGTSLVSGISHHRFGNVDWRTVGILAGPGFIGAVLGSTFLASLDGEAATPWISGILLALGVYVIWRFLALGGKRPEFKSRPSAGMLVPVGFVGGALDAIGGGGWGPVGTTTLLSSGRLEPRKVIGSIDTSEFVVAVGGSLGFLIALGSQGIEWQIVAALLIGGVIAAPFAAWLVKLLPAKVLAVAAGGIIILTNIRTILLTFGLGASTVWLTLGGLALVWFALIAHVVRVERAASKARKAEEAAKAEAEATIGS; encoded by the coding sequence ATGCGTCAGCTCATCGTCCTCGGGATCGTCGGCCTCATCGCTCAGCTCATCGATGGATCGTTGGGGATGGCCTATGGGGTCACCTCAACCACACTGCTGCTCGCGGCGGGTACGGCACCGGCGGCTGCCTCGGCGGCGGTGCACTTCTCTGAACTGGGCACAAGCTTGGTATCAGGGATCTCCCATCACCGGTTCGGCAATGTCGACTGGCGGACGGTGGGCATCCTCGCCGGTCCCGGCTTCATCGGCGCGGTCCTCGGGTCGACGTTCCTCGCCAGCCTCGATGGGGAGGCCGCGACCCCGTGGATCTCGGGAATCCTGCTCGCGCTCGGGGTCTACGTGATCTGGCGGTTCCTCGCATTGGGCGGGAAGCGTCCGGAGTTCAAGTCGCGGCCGAGCGCGGGGATGCTCGTGCCGGTCGGGTTCGTCGGTGGAGCGCTCGATGCCATCGGCGGTGGCGGCTGGGGTCCGGTCGGGACGACGACGCTGCTCTCATCAGGACGTTTGGAGCCCCGGAAGGTCATCGGGTCGATCGATACGAGTGAGTTCGTCGTCGCCGTCGGCGGTTCGCTCGGGTTCCTCATCGCACTCGGCTCGCAGGGCATCGAGTGGCAGATCGTGGCGGCGCTGCTCATCGGCGGCGTCATCGCCGCACCGTTCGCCGCATGGCTGGTGAAGCTGCTGCCGGCGAAGGTGCTTGCAGTCGCCGCGGGCGGAATCATCATTCTCACGAACATCCGCACCATCCTGCTCACCTTCGGGCTGGGCGCGTCGACCGTGTGGCTGACGCTCGGCGGCTTGGCCCTCGTCTGGTTTGCCCTCATCGCCCACGTCGTCCGCGTCGAGCGGGCAGCCTCGAAGGCGCGGAAGGCTGAAGAAGCCGCGAAAGCTGAGGCCGAAGCGACCATCGGCAGCTGA
- a CDS encoding MFS transporter, translating into MTETPVESREDKSRARKAVVAAGLGNALEWYDIILFGFMATSITAVFYPGEGLSAQLMTWATFAITFVVRPLGAILIGRYSDKHGRKSALSLTIGLMTLGVFIIVILPGEATIGIWGAIGLIIARIIQGISAGGEFGSATAFLTENAKRGKAYYASFQTATQGISMFLAAGISWILSSALSEEALHSWGWRVAFALGLLIGPVGWYIRSKMDDTPEFKAAEKTDSPLRVLLSENFGRLFSAFLIIAMATISVYLITFLPQFAVTNLGLDAWASFPGAVVAGVITLVGAPFAGRLADRVGPTTVMIPTTIVGIIVAWPMFILLTANPSISVLTLCEAIVGLFMVFYFGPMPALLSELFPVKVRSSGMTIAYSFGVTIFGGFAPLILTALLGATGLLTVPGFYYAALSLLSLIGVIMARKLYSQR; encoded by the coding sequence ATGACTGAGACACCCGTCGAGTCCCGCGAAGACAAGTCGCGGGCCCGCAAGGCCGTAGTTGCGGCCGGACTGGGCAACGCCCTCGAGTGGTATGACATCATCCTATTCGGGTTCATGGCCACCTCGATCACCGCGGTCTTCTACCCGGGCGAGGGCCTGTCCGCGCAGCTGATGACCTGGGCGACCTTCGCCATCACCTTCGTCGTCCGTCCCCTCGGCGCCATCCTCATCGGCCGCTACTCGGACAAGCACGGCCGCAAGTCCGCCCTGTCGCTGACGATCGGTCTGATGACCCTCGGCGTGTTCATCATCGTCATCCTGCCTGGCGAAGCGACCATCGGCATCTGGGGCGCGATCGGCCTCATCATCGCCCGCATCATCCAGGGAATCTCCGCCGGCGGCGAATTCGGATCGGCCACAGCCTTCCTTACCGAGAACGCCAAGCGCGGCAAGGCCTACTACGCCTCCTTCCAGACCGCGACTCAGGGCATCTCGATGTTCCTGGCCGCCGGAATCTCGTGGATTCTCAGCTCGGCACTGAGCGAAGAGGCCCTGCACTCCTGGGGCTGGCGCGTGGCCTTCGCCCTCGGCCTGCTCATCGGGCCCGTCGGCTGGTACATCCGCTCGAAGATGGATGACACCCCTGAGTTCAAGGCCGCCGAGAAGACCGACAGTCCGCTCCGCGTCCTCCTCTCCGAGAACTTCGGCCGCCTGTTCTCCGCGTTCCTCATCATCGCGATGGCCACGATCTCGGTCTACCTCATCACCTTCCTGCCGCAGTTCGCCGTGACCAACCTCGGCCTCGACGCCTGGGCATCATTCCCCGGCGCCGTCGTCGCCGGTGTCATCACCCTCGTCGGTGCCCCGTTCGCCGGTCGCCTGGCCGACCGAGTGGGCCCGACGACCGTGATGATCCCGACGACCATCGTCGGCATCATCGTCGCGTGGCCGATGTTCATCCTCCTGACCGCGAACCCGTCGATCAGCGTCCTCACCTTGTGCGAGGCGATCGTCGGCCTGTTCATGGTCTTCTACTTCGGCCCGATGCCTGCCCTGCTCTCCGAACTGTTCCCCGTCAAGGTGCGCAGCTCCGGCATGACCATCGCCTACAGCTTCGGTGTCACGATCTTCGGCGGCTTCGCCCCGCTCATCCTCACCGCGCTGCTCGGCGCGACCGGTCTGCTGACCGTGCCCGGCTTCTACTACGCCGCATTGTCGCTGCTCTCGCTCATCGGCGTGATCATGGCCCGGAAGCTCTACAGCCAGCGCTGA
- a CDS encoding phosphoadenylyl-sulfate reductase translates to MTHTNTTAAPTEAANTATAVPTETQSRPEPRPVEELKALAEAGARELAGDPENGVPEANPADVIRWVSRNFDTAACAVACSMADAALPHYVAQYQPGVDVLFLDTGYHFRETYDTRNEVARRVDVHIVDVLPEQTVEEQDAEFGKDLFARDPGLCCARRKVAPLKKSLNGYELWFTGVRRDEAPTRTNTPLIAFDEKNGLVKVNPLAAWSFDDLLDYSRAFDVPVNPLLSQGYPSIGCQPCTRPVAEGEDPRAGRWAGSTKTECGLHT, encoded by the coding sequence ATGACCCACACGAACACGACCGCAGCCCCCACCGAGGCGGCCAACACCGCGACCGCAGTCCCGACCGAGACGCAGTCCCGCCCCGAACCGCGTCCCGTCGAAGAACTCAAAGCCCTCGCCGAGGCGGGTGCCCGTGAGCTCGCCGGTGACCCGGAGAACGGTGTTCCCGAGGCCAACCCCGCCGACGTCATCCGCTGGGTGTCCCGGAACTTCGACACCGCGGCCTGCGCCGTGGCCTGCTCGATGGCCGACGCCGCCCTGCCGCATTACGTCGCCCAGTACCAGCCCGGCGTCGACGTCCTCTTCCTCGACACCGGCTATCACTTCCGGGAGACCTATGACACCCGCAACGAGGTGGCCCGCCGTGTCGATGTCCACATCGTCGACGTCCTCCCGGAGCAGACCGTGGAAGAGCAGGACGCCGAATTCGGCAAGGATCTCTTCGCCCGCGACCCGGGCCTGTGCTGCGCCCGCCGCAAGGTCGCACCGCTGAAGAAGTCACTGAACGGCTACGAACTCTGGTTCACCGGAGTCCGCCGCGACGAGGCTCCGACCCGGACGAACACGCCGCTGATCGCCTTCGATGAGAAGAACGGACTGGTCAAGGTCAACCCTCTGGCCGCGTGGTCGTTCGACGACCTCCTCGACTACTCACGCGCCTTCGACGTCCCGGTCAACCCGCTGCTGTCGCAGGGGTACCCGTCGATCGGCTGCCAGCCCTGCACTCGCCCCGTCGCCGAAGGGGAAGACCCCCGCGCCGGCCGTTGGGCCGGATCGACCAAAACAGAATGCGGACTCCACACATGA
- a CDS encoding excinuclease ABC subunit UvrA, giving the protein MSTEARNAAPATAVEVRGARVHNLQNIDVDVPLNTLVAIAGVSGSGKSSLAMGVLYAEGSRRYIEALSTYTRRRMGQAARADVDTVRHIPAALALRQRPGVPGVRSTFGTSTELLNVVRLIFSRLASHLCPNGHRQKPTLDVAAEEPFDCPECGETVYAPGAEELAFNSGGACPRCEGIGTIREVDDASLIRDPDLSIDDGTVVPWQMFGFNVQPQIAREFGVRTDVPWRDLEDWEREIVFAGPEEKKHITVTSKKGLHDLDFTFRNARLTVTEELKRADNEKRFARVSRFLSEQVCPDCEGTRLSPAARAPRIGEIGLAEATAMTLDELVDWAADVPAGLPSSMQSMARSLVDTLLGMARRLLDLGLGYLALDRAGSSLSTGERQRVQLARAVRNETTGVLYVLDEPSIGLHPSNIAGLQGVITDLLDEGNSVVMVDHDPLVLREADHLIEIGPGSGRDGGTVVATGTVADLDNHPDSRIGPYLTGRAETLVREPAAASATFDHGRVRLRTEPIHTVHALDAEIPRQRLTVVTGVSGSGKTTLVLDSLVPALKAADERSRPGHVRDIDAEGIDRVNVVDATPIGINVRSTVATYSGVLDDLRRAYASLDSAKEAGLTAGDFSYNTGSLRCPKCEGTGEITLDVQFLPDVDIPCPDCEGRRYSPDADEYRRASDADGQPQSLPDLLAMTVAEALPHLAEMRKVHARLRTLADVGLGYLTLHEATPALSGGEAQRLKLATELGKSQQHTLFVFDEPTVGLHPEDVRVLVRVFQQLLDQGGTVLVIEHDLDMIANADWIIDLGPGGGQDGGQISATGTPQQVANASGSVTGEYLKGHLAEAR; this is encoded by the coding sequence ATGTCGACCGAAGCCCGAAATGCTGCCCCCGCCACAGCGGTCGAGGTCCGCGGTGCACGCGTGCACAACCTGCAGAATATCGACGTCGACGTGCCTCTGAATACCCTCGTCGCCATCGCCGGCGTCTCCGGTTCGGGCAAGTCCTCCCTGGCCATGGGAGTCCTCTACGCCGAAGGCTCTCGGCGCTATATCGAAGCTCTGTCGACGTACACCCGTCGACGCATGGGTCAAGCCGCCCGCGCCGACGTCGACACCGTCCGCCACATCCCCGCCGCCCTTGCTCTGCGGCAACGGCCCGGAGTCCCCGGGGTCCGCTCGACGTTCGGCACCTCGACCGAGCTGCTCAACGTCGTTCGCCTGATCTTCTCCCGCCTGGCCTCCCACCTCTGCCCGAACGGGCACCGGCAGAAACCGACTCTCGATGTCGCTGCCGAGGAGCCGTTCGACTGCCCCGAATGCGGTGAAACCGTCTATGCTCCCGGCGCCGAGGAGCTCGCCTTCAATTCCGGTGGAGCATGCCCCCGCTGCGAGGGCATCGGCACCATCAGAGAAGTCGACGATGCCTCCCTCATCCGCGACCCCGACCTGTCGATCGACGACGGCACAGTCGTCCCCTGGCAGATGTTCGGTTTCAACGTCCAACCGCAGATCGCCCGCGAGTTCGGCGTCCGCACCGATGTGCCCTGGCGCGACCTCGAAGACTGGGAACGCGAGATCGTCTTCGCCGGCCCCGAAGAGAAGAAGCACATCACGGTCACCTCGAAGAAGGGGCTCCACGACCTCGACTTCACCTTCCGCAACGCCCGCCTGACGGTGACCGAAGAACTCAAACGTGCGGACAACGAGAAGCGCTTCGCCAGGGTCAGCCGGTTCCTCTCCGAGCAGGTCTGCCCCGACTGCGAGGGCACCCGCCTGTCCCCCGCCGCCCGTGCACCGCGCATCGGTGAGATCGGCCTCGCCGAGGCGACCGCCATGACCCTCGACGAACTCGTCGACTGGGCCGCGGATGTTCCGGCCGGCCTTCCCTCATCGATGCAATCTATGGCCAGATCGTTGGTGGACACTCTGCTCGGCATGGCACGCCGGCTGCTCGACCTGGGGCTCGGCTACCTCGCCCTCGACCGGGCTGGTTCGTCCCTGTCGACGGGTGAACGCCAACGTGTCCAACTCGCTCGCGCCGTGCGCAATGAGACCACCGGCGTCCTCTATGTCCTCGACGAACCCTCGATCGGCCTCCACCCCTCCAACATCGCGGGCCTACAGGGTGTCATCACCGATCTCCTCGACGAGGGCAACTCCGTCGTCATGGTCGACCACGACCCGCTGGTCCTCCGCGAAGCCGACCATCTCATCGAGATCGGCCCCGGGTCCGGACGCGACGGCGGCACGGTCGTGGCCACCGGCACTGTCGCGGACCTCGACAATCATCCCGATTCCCGCATCGGCCCCTACCTCACCGGCCGCGCCGAAACACTTGTGCGCGAGCCCGCGGCCGCCTCGGCGACCTTCGATCACGGACGGGTCCGATTGCGCACCGAACCGATCCACACGGTCCACGCCCTCGACGCGGAGATCCCGCGGCAGCGGCTGACCGTCGTCACGGGCGTGTCCGGATCGGGCAAGACCACCCTCGTCCTCGACAGCCTCGTCCCCGCGCTCAAAGCCGCCGATGAACGTTCGCGGCCCGGTCATGTGCGTGACATCGACGCCGAGGGGATCGACCGGGTCAACGTCGTCGACGCCACCCCGATCGGCATCAACGTCCGCTCGACCGTCGCCACCTATTCCGGGGTCCTCGACGACCTGCGACGTGCGTACGCCAGCCTTGATTCGGCGAAGGAGGCCGGACTCACGGCCGGGGATTTCTCGTACAACACGGGATCCCTGCGCTGCCCGAAATGCGAAGGCACCGGCGAGATCACCCTCGATGTGCAGTTCCTGCCCGATGTCGACATCCCCTGTCCCGACTGCGAAGGCCGCCGGTACAGTCCGGACGCGGATGAGTACCGCCGTGCCTCGGATGCCGATGGTCAGCCGCAGTCGCTGCCGGATCTCTTGGCGATGACCGTCGCCGAGGCGCTCCCCCACCTCGCCGAGATGCGCAAGGTCCACGCCCGGCTGAGAACGCTGGCCGATGTGGGACTCGGCTATCTCACCCTCCACGAGGCGACCCCTGCACTGTCCGGCGGAGAGGCACAGCGGCTCAAGCTCGCCACCGAACTCGGGAAGTCGCAGCAGCACACCCTCTTCGTCTTCGACGAACCGACGGTGGGCCTGCACCCCGAGGATGTGCGTGTGCTCGTGCGCGTCTTCCAGCAGCTGCTCGACCAAGGTGGGACGGTGCTCGTCATCGAGCATGACCTCGACATGATCGCGAACGCGGACTGGATCATCGACCTCGGCCCCGGCGGAGGCCAGGATGGCGGTCAGATCTCGGCAACGGGAACTCCGCAGCAAGTCGCGAATGCCTCAGGCAGCGTGACCGGCGAGTACCTCAAGGGTCATCTGGCCGAGGCGAGGTAA